Proteins encoded within one genomic window of Carassius gibelio isolate Cgi1373 ecotype wild population from Czech Republic chromosome A4, carGib1.2-hapl.c, whole genome shotgun sequence:
- the LOC127973601 gene encoding sialic acid-binding Ig-like lectin 7 isoform X2 gives MNVAEKISIFVFLLQGVHCREFSISLPEKIEALSGSCVIIKCRFEIQEKYDEELTESAATGLWLKDGTNLNNNVVFNSKNPAPNHFECEIIGKLHEKNCTTIFCNINSNHNGNYYFRIEGEGGLKWTYTTTLVSIGVIDSPPKPTVQLYVDQKKVKDQEEVLEVLEVFEGSSVSLRCSAETLCSSSPPTLTWSSTPRIPLSESSRREELISDLNFTATHRQHRVTFTCTITYQLQDQNKTAQDSITVHVQYSPKNTSVSVLPSSSVLEGSSVTLTCSSEANPAVNYTWSRESEGEMEQLKTGDTLTFDRIDLKHRGLYYCTAHNQHGTQNSSVMLDIQYAPQISTSSSCTRTDVTVCFCEADGNPSPELEWHLSGRPVTNSSNTFISEERLSSTGLRSSISLHQYLTNTSTLQCVSNNTHGNDEQLFHLVFITQNAPCKYKWFNINSLLVGVAAGTSFMAILWVTTRLYKCIFRTQSGDKAGLIQTDGADSVDIRGEPFYVNKVMMSSAEAPILNHPEPLHYSTINFTNTDPESNNIRGISSLTTEYAVVRYFGQNIEDSEAKIRTFPSIPHGEAIYQVPHKAAAKAKLVQT, from the exons ATGAACGTAGCTGAGAAAATCAGCATTTTTGTCTTTCTCTTACAAG gtgtTCATTGTAGAGAGTTCAGCATCAGTCTGCCAGAGAAGATCGAAGCTCTCAGTGGATCCTGTGTGATCATAAAGTGCAGATTTGAGATTCAGGAAAAATATGACGAAGAACTCACTGAGAGTGCTGCTACAGGACTGTGGCTCAAAGATGGGACTAATTTGAACAACAACGTAGTGTTTAACTCCAAAAACCCTGCACCTAATCACTTTGAATGTGAAATAATTGGAAAACTACATGAGAAAAACTGTACCACAATTTTTTGCAATATTAATTCAAATCATAATGGTAATTATTACTTCAGGATTGAGGGTGAAGGTGGACTGAAATGGACATATACTACAACACTAGTTTCAATAGGTGTGATTG ATTCTCCACCGAAACCCACCGTGCAGCTGTATGTGGATCAGAAGAAGGTGAAGGATCAGGAGGAGGTGTTGGAGGTGTTGGAGGTGTTTGAGGGGAGCTCTGTGAGTCTGCGCTGCTCTGCTGAGACTCTCTGCTCCTCTTCTCCACCAACTCTCACATGGAGCTCCACTCCCAGAATCCCCCTCAGTGAGAGCAGCAGACGAGAGGAGCTCATCTCTGATCTGAACTTCACTGCTACTCACCGTCAGCACAGAGTCACTTTCACCTGCACTATAACCTACCAGCTACAGGACCAGAACAAAACAGCACAGGACAGCATCACAGTACATGTTCAGT ATTCACCTAAAAACACATCAGTGTCTGTGCTTCCCTCCAGCTCTGTGTTGGAGGGCAGTTCAGTGACTCTGACCTGCAGCAGTGAAGCAAACCCAGCAGTGAACTACACCTGGTCCAGAGAGAGTGAAGGAGAGATGGAGCAGCTGAAGACTGGAGACACTCTTACCTTCGATAGGATCGACCTGAAACACAGAGGCTTGTACTACTGTACAGCTCACAACCAACATGGCACCCAAAACTCATCAGTGATGCTGGACATTCAGT ATGCTCCTCAGATCTCCACATCCTCCAGCTGTACCAGGACTGATgtaactgtgtgtttctgtgaggcTGATGGGAATCCCTCTCCTGAACTGGAGTGGCATCTGTCTGGACGTCCTGTCACTAACTCTTCAAACACGTTCATCAGTGAAGAGCGATTGAGCAGCACAGGCTTGAGGAGCTCCATCTCTCTTCACCAGTATCTCACAAACACATCCACTCTGCAGTGTGTCAGCAACAACACTCATGGCAATGACGAACAACTGTTTCATCTGGTTTTCATCACTCAAAACGCTCCatgcaaatataaat ggTTTAACATTAACTCCCTCCTGGTTGGAGTCGCAGCTGGAACTTCATTTATGGCAATCTTATGGGTCACAACACGGCTGTACAA ATGTATCTTCAGGACTCAGAGTGGAGATAAAGCTGGACTGATTCAGACTGATGGG GCTGATTCGGTGGACATCAGGGGAGAACCTTTTTATGTTAATAAAGTTATGATGTCATCAGCTGAAGCCCCCATACTAAATCACCCAGAACCCTTACATTATTCAACAATTAACTTTACAAACACCGATCCAGAGTcaaacaacatcagaggcatctcaTCGCTTACTACTGAATATGCTGTGGTCCGATACTTTGGTCAAAACATAGAAGATAGCGAGGCAAAGATCAGAACGTTTCCCTCAATACCACACGGGGAAGCCATCTATCAGGTTCCTCACAAAGCAGCAGCCAAAGCAAAACTAGTGCAGACATGA
- the LOC127973690 gene encoding integrator complex subunit 13, translated as MRVFSVSHKTAFVVDHCPYMAESSRQLIECDMLTKSRSQGLIPLAPVAKSLWTCAIECSMEYCRILYDVYPTKKLVNYIVSDSEVHILNSWKQEDQSTHKLMNALAAVGPPNPRQDPECCSVLHGLVAAVESLCKITEYQHESRTTLMDTADRVANRGRIICLTNAKSDTHVRMLEDCVLETIQEQNKRAAGSDRLMPIQQCELVLVHIYPQGEETLVSDRQKKELSSVLSSEVHSVRAGRNLATKLNVLVQQHFDLASTTITNIPMKEEQHANTSANYDVELLHHRDAHMEFIKSGDLHMAGSTSRDSGLKETVTLKWCTPRTNSVELHYCTGAYRISPVDVNSRPSSCLTNFLLNGRSVLLEQPRKSGSKVISHMLSSHGGEIFLHVLNSTRSTLEDPPSISEGCGGRVTDYRITDFGEFMRENRLTPFPESMVDAASRTPVERAKFQLERHTRYWPMIISQTTIFNMQAVVPLANLIVKDTLTDEDVLTCQKTVYNLVDMERKSDPLPISTVGSRGKGPKRDEQYRIMWNELETLVKAHVGTSERHQRVLECITACRSKPPEEEERKKRGRKREDKEDKTEKNGKDTEEKGWTTDSERLKGVMEREKDEQSECEIIKDSPDSPEPLNKKPRLATEEQHPPEQSKGPVSLLTLWTNRITQANSRKHQEFAGRLSSVNSKAELYQHLKEENGMDVHENGKATR; from the exons ATGAGGGTGTTCTCAGTTTCACACAAGACGGCCTTTGTGGTCGACCACTGCCCGTACATGGCAGAGTCCAGCCGGCAGCTGATTGAGTGTGACATGCTGACCAAAAGCCGCTCGCAGGGGTTGATTCCTCTGGCTCCAGTGGCCAAATCTCTCTGGACCTGTGCGATCGAGTGCTCCATGGAGTACTGCCGCATCCTGTACGACGTTTACCCCACCAAGAAACTG GTGAACTACATCGTGAGCGATTCTGAGGTTCACATTTTGAACAGCTGGAAGCAAGAGGACCAGAGCACCCACAAG CTGATGAATGCTTTGGCAGCTGTTGGGCCTCCAAACCCTCGGCAGGATCCTGAATGCTGCAGTGTCCTGCACGGGCTGGTGGCGGCTGTGGAATCGCTGTGTAAGATCACAGAATATCAGCACGAGTCTCGTACCACTCTAATGGACACAGCTGATAGAGTAGCCAACAGGGGGCGCATTATCTGTCTCACCAATGCCAAAAG TGATACTCATGTCAGAATGCTGGAGGACTGTGTGCTGGAAACCATTCAGGAGCAAAACAAACGGGCAGCAGGATCTGACAG ACTAATGCCAATTCAGCAGTGTGAGCTTGTGCTGGTCCACATCTATCCTCAAGGTGAAGAAACTCTGGTTTCAGATCGGCAAAAGAAAGAG ctgtcgTCAGTATTGAGCAGTGAGGTTCACAGTGTGCGAGCTGGACGGAATCTAGCCACTAAACTGAATGTGCTGGTTCAGCAGCACTTTGATTTGGCCTCCACCACCATCACAAACATCCCCATGAAG gaggAGCAGCATGCTAACACTTCAGCAAATTACGACGTTGAGCTTCTGCACCATCGAGATGCACATATGGAATTTATTAAGAGTG GTGACTTGCATATGGCCGGAAGCACCAGCAGAGACAGTGGGCTGAAGGAAACGGTCACTCTCAAGTGGTGCACTCCACGCACCAACAGTGTAG aACTGCATTACTGTACAGGGGCCTATCGTATTTCTCCGGTAGACGTTAACAGCAGGCCATCTTCCTGCCTCACCAACTTTCTGTTGAATG GTCGCTCTGTGCTTTTAGAGCAGCCTCGCAAGTCAGGATCCAAGGTCATCAGTCACATGTTGAGCAGCCATGGAGGAGAAATCTTTCTGCATGTTCTGAACAGCACGCGCTCCACACTGGAGGATCCACCCTCCATCAGCGAGGGCTGTGGTGGAAGAGTGACTGATTACCGCATCACC GACTTTGGCGAGTTTATGCGTGAGAATCGTCTGACTCCATTCCCAGAATCAATGGTCGATGCAGCAAGCAGAACTCCAGTCGAGAGAGCCAAATTTCAGCTCGAACGGCACACACGATACTGGCCAATGATCATCTCCCAGACTACCATCTTTAACATGCAGGCG GTGGTACCGTTAGCTAACCTCATAGTGAAGGACACTCTAACAGATGAAGATGTGCTGACCTGTCAGAAAACCGTCTATAATCTTGTTGATATGGAGAGGAAGAGTGACCCTCTGCCCATCTCAACTGTAGGCTCCAGAGGAAAAGGCCCCAAACG TGATGAGCAGTATCGAATCATGTGGAATGAGTTGGAGACGTTGGTAAAGGCTCATGTGGGCACCAGTGAGCGACACCAGCGAGTGCTGGAGTGTATCACCGCTTGCCGGAGCAAACCAcccgaggaggaggagaggaaaaaaaggggaagaaagagagaggacAAAGAGGACAAAACCGAGAAAAACGGCAAGGACACGGAGGAGAAGGGCTGGACCACTGACTCTGAGAG GCTGAAGGGAGTAATGGAGCGAGAGAAGGACGAACAGAGTGAATGTGAGATCATCAAAGATTCACCGGATTCTCCCGAGCCCCTGAACAAGAAACCCCGCTTGGCTACAGAGGAACAACACCCTCCGGAACAATCTAAAG GTCCTGTGTCTCTCCTCACCCTTTGGACCAATAGAATCACTCAAGCCAACTCCAGGAAACATCAGGAGTTTGCAGGGAGATTGAGTTCAGTGAATAGCAAGGCTGAGCTTTACCaacatctgaaagaagaaaatgg GATGGATGTTCATGAGAATGGAAAAGCCACCAGATGA
- the LOC127973706 gene encoding ras association domain-containing protein 8-like, whose amino-acid sequence MRGMELKVWVDGVQRIVCGVTEVTTCQEVVIALAQAIGRTGRYTLIEKWRETERHLAPHENPVVSLNKWGQYASDVQLVLQRTGPSLSERPTSDTSARAPERSLYRQSLPPMAKLRPTAHDRSLKRREPKRKSLTFTGGAKGLRDIFGKSREGETKQRTVNTIRSSTPAPTQELSSLVQLQKDKLCILEQKLQSCETELQQQLTDEEEEELIKLEQQVRRNEAEMKEHEFWENELKIEQDNERQLREQLQELRSRVQECEEQLGEYLARIQCMEAGLEAERLQQELMETRLADEMEVRSRLDKARAELDMQVQQAARLESSCRAVELSLGQSNIRLQEREQELEQLTKELRQVNLQQFIQQTGTKVTVLPADPGDEEANTESDNQSGSLKRLGSARQLPADLRALQSPLNTTFNPEGIYV is encoded by the exons ATGAGAGGCATGGAGCTGAAGGTATGGGTGGATGGAGTGCAGCGCATCGTCTGCGGGGTCACAGAAGTCACTACATGTCAAGAGGTTGTCATCGCTTTGGCCCAAGCAATAG GGCGGACTGGTCGCTACACACTGATTGAAAAATGGCGCGAGACAGAGAGGCACTTGGCGCCGCATGAGAATCCTGTAGTTTCTCTAAACAAGTGGGGCCAGTACGCTAGTGATGTGCAGTTGGTGCTTCAACGTACAGGCCCATCTCTGAGTGAGCGTCCCACATCGGACACCTCTGCAAGAGCCCCTGAGCGCAGCTTATACCGCCAAAGTCTCCCTCCCATGGCAAAGCTCCGCCCCACTGCCCATGACCGTTCTCTCAAACGTCGTGAACCAAAACGCAAGTCCCTCACTTTCACCGGTGGTGCCAAGGGGTTACGTGACATCTTTGGGAAGAGTCGTGAGGGTGAGACCAAGCAGAGAACAGTTAACACAATACGAAGCAGCACTCCAGCCCCTACCCAGGAGCTGTCCAGCCTGGTGCAGTTGCAGAAGGACAAGTTGTGCATCCTAGAGCAGAAACTGCAATCCTGCGAGACTGAGTTACAGCAGCAACTGacagatgaagaagaagaggaactGATCAAACTAGAGCAGCAGGTCCGAAGGAATGAAGCGGAGATGAAGGAGCATGAATTCTGGGAGAATGAGCTGAAGATTGAGCAGGACAATGAAAGGCAACTTCGTGAGCAGCTGCAGGAGCTGCGCAGCCGTGTTCAGGAGTGCGAGGAGCAACTAGGAGAGTACCTGGCACGTATTCAGTGCATGGAAGCAGGCCTGGAGGCAGAGCGCTTGCAACAAGAGCTGATGGAGACACGATTAGCGGATGAAATGGAGGTCCGGTCGCGACTGGATAAGGCTCGTGCTGAGCTGGACATGCAAGTGCAGCAGGCTGCAAGACTGGAGAGCAGCTGCAGAGCTGTGGAGCTCTCACTTGGCCAGTCAAACATTAGACTACAG GAGAGAGAACAGGAACTGGAACAGTTAACTAAGGAGCTGAGGCAGGTCAACCTTCAACAGTTTATCCAACAGACTGGCACCAAAGTAACAGTTCTACCAGCTGACCCTGGTGATGAGGAAGCTAACACGG AGTCAGATAATCAGTCAGGATCTCTGAAGCGGCTTGGATCAGCTCGACAACTTCCCGCTGACCTACGAGCACTTCAGAGCCCGCTGAACACGACCTTTAACCCAGAAGGCATCTACGTCTGA